The following DNA comes from Anopheles coustani chromosome 2, idAnoCousDA_361_x.2, whole genome shotgun sequence.
CCGTATCGGGCAACTCGGTCTAGGAGTGGCCGTTATTGGCGGAGTGGTCAACTCAGCATTATATAACGGTATGCGTACGGCGGTTGTTTTGGTTGCCGGCATGAATCCTATGCTCACTGAAATCATTCTTTTTGCAGTGGACGGTGGTCATCGGGCGGTTATTTTCGATCGCTTTAGTGGTGTGAAGCAGCAGGTATCGGGCGAAGGAACGCATTTCTTCGTGCCATGGGTACAGCGGCCGATTATTTTCGATATTCGTTCACAACCCCGCAACGTTCCGGTAGTGACGGGAAGTAAGGATTTGCAGAACGTAAACATCACGCTGCGTATCCTGTTCCGCCCAGTTCCCGATCAGCTGCCCAAGATCTACACAATCCTCGGCCAGGACTACGACGAGCGTGTGCTGCCTTCGATCACGACAGAAGTGTTGAAGGCGGTCGTAGCACAATTTGATGCCGGCGAGTTGATCACGCAGCGAGAGATGGTTTCCCAGAAAGTTTCGGACGATCTGACCGAGCGTGCCGCACAGTTCGGTGTCATTCTGGACGATATCTCCATCACGCATCTTACGTTTGGCAAGGAATTCACGCAAGCCGTCGAAATGAAGCAGGTGGCACAGCAGGAAGCCGAGAAGGCCCGATTCCTCGTCGAGAAGGCGGAACAGATGAAGCAGGCAGCAATCATCACGGCCGAAGGTGACGCAGAGGCAGCCAAGATGCTTGCCAGGTCATTGAAGGAATCCGGTGACGGTTTGATTGAGTTGCGACGAATTGAAGCTGCCGAAGATATTGCCTATCAAATGAGCCGAGCGCGAGGAGTCAGCTATCTGCCAGCCGGACAACAGACGCTTCTTCAAATTCCGCAGTAAAGCGGCTCGAACTTACCTTTCGTAAAACCTGAAAAATGTCGTGCGTCGACGGATGGCGAACGTTCGCAGACTAAAGAAGCATTTGCGGCGAAAGAATACGCGAAAGGATCGAGTGTTATTATTTTAGGAGCCTTTCGGCACTACTCTTTCTTCCCGCTACGAAATCGCCTCCATTAGACCATGGAGCTAGCATTTAGAACAAACCCGGTGGTTTAAAATAGGGATATACTTTATGTTACTACGTACCACACACCCCCTGGTAGGTCATCCGTACCGAAACAAGGCATTGTTGTACATTGCATTTGaaatgggggaaaataaatcagAACTAATCGTAACGGATAATTTTCCCTTTACTTTCACATGATGACAATGATCAGTAAATTAACTTTATCGAAGAGGAAGCTAGCTTTCGGAGTAGAAGGACAAACGCATTTCCATCCGTTTCGTACCAActtttttgtgtatttgtaGGTCCTTGTAGAGCAGGCGCTTAACGTTTATTCACACACCACAGGAAGGCGACATCGTTACTCTCCTGTCTGCGCATCAACCGAATCGGATTCAACCTACTTCGACTTGGTAGCAATTTTTTTAGTCACGGGCTTCGTAGTCTTGGGCTTCTCAGCTTTCGCGACCTTGGCTACCTTGGCTACCTTAGCTACCTTGGCGGCCTTGGCTGCCTTGGCTGCCTTGGCTGCCTTAGCCGGCTTGGCTGCCTTGCCTGGCTTTTGCTGTTGAGCGCGCAGGACCTTGACGACCTTCTGCTCGTCGATAAGGAATGCACGGATGATGCGCTCACGGAGGCAACGGTGACATAGGACGCCTCCGAACGAACGGGTGACGGTCTTCAGACGACGGCTCATGCGGGGACGCTCGCTCGGCCGGGATGGCTTGATACCGCTCAGCTTCGACTTGCACTGACCGCATTTTGGCAGAGTACGCTGTTTCTTGACATACAGGTACACTAGGCGGCCACCGGGAGTGCGGACACTGTTCGATAGAGATGGTTTTAGTTAGAAATGAAGGCAAAAAAGTTTTATACAATACTGTGTCCATGTTTAGAAGTACCCTGTTCCATATGATGGGAACAGAATAGGCAAACGTAGGACCAGATATTCTGGCACAACAAGTAGCATCGAAACAATAGGGTCCTGTATGAGCCGATGGTAGCAATCATTGTGCGAACAGGAAATGGGACCGCGGTTATCGTTTTCACACACCCGTAAGGATATTGTTAATTGTATCCATGTTAAGAAGTACCCTGTTTCATTGACGCGAATCAGGGTAGGCAAACATAGGATCTATTATTATGGCACAAACTTTTATCATCGGAACTATTGGATAATACACGGACCGATGGAACATTGTGCGGTGAAATTGACCGGTATAAGCATCTATTAAAACACTATTTTATGTTAGAAAGCACTCTGCTCCATTGCACTCGGGCCAAAGTTGGCAAACAATGGATCACGTTTACTGGCACAACAAAAAGCATCGAAACAATAGTGATCACAGGAGCCGATGGTGAGTTGTTGTGCGATATTCCTAACCGAGTAGCGAGTGATTTAACTGCGGTTCCTTTTCCTACTCAAGCCTGGCGGAGTGTTTACTTTCAAATGGCGGTGATACTTACACACGGCGTTTGTTAGACTTGGTGTTGTACGACAAGCGTCGTCGAAGCGTCAGTCGCTGGACCATTTTGAATCAACCTAAAattgaaagagaaaacaatttCACTGAATACCGATGGAAGTATAAGCTGGAATTAAATGATGTTGTCGGAGAGCAGATCTCGCCAGCTTCTCGATCCATGCAATGTCACCACTGGTGCCCGGTCTACCGGAAGGGTAGGATTGAAAACAAACTATGAGCGAAACATGACTTCTTTGAGAAACACACGCGACACCATAGGTTTTTTGTATCCGTTAACTACCAATCACGTTTTCTGCAAGTGTTTTACATCGTGTTTCCCTTCAAAACTGTCTTAAATTTATACAAATAGCTCGTACCTTCACGAAATCTGACCACTAGGTCGCCGGAATAGTGATGGAAAGAAAGAGGGTGGCTGTTGACGTTTCACAGGAAACAAGCAAACGCACACTTTTCAGCATGACAGCTGATGACAGTCTGCGTTTTtgagaaagttgtttgaaccgTCGGTTGCAGGTggagaatttattatttttgtaagtTAGTGGCCTTTTCAGCGAATCGTTACAAGCTTAAACACTTGTACAAATTTATTCgcaattttattcaaacaattgaaatgaaaatgtcgaATTAATTGAAACAGTCAGGACTTACACGATTGTTTGACGTTTCTTTCCTGCGTTTTTAAACCCAACAAAGGGTTGTCAAAAATAGACTTCGTAAACAGTTTTAAATTGACGGAAAGTTTTCAATAATAATCAAATTTGGTTTGTCACATACTCATTTTATTACATGTAATAGATATTTAGTATAGCGGCTACCACTTCTAGTATTGTAAGGGGAGGGTTAATACTAACGATGGATACAATAAGCAACCTCATACGAGTCGTTAACCAAACAGGCGATCAGCAGAATGGGAAAATATATcacattgaaaacaaacaacaaaactaaaacgTTGTCTTTCCTGGGCTTTACCAATatacataataaaaacaaaaatcaggaACAGAAACCAATCTAGCTACTGTAGGTGCTTACTAAATGGAAAAATAGATGCCTAGAACAAGGACCAGAAAGATAGCAACCACCACAACGACAAGAATAAACTTTTCCCGCATCGCTCGCATTATCATCGAATTCAGGATCCTAGAAGAACGGCTCAAATCTGCGTCTGTCTCGCGAAGCTGTGAAGAAGAGGACAACATTGAAAGGGATGTTTGGGGAAAGGTAGGTTGTCTATCCATTGCTTACCCTTCCACGTGATCGTTGTATGGTTTCACGCTGTTGACTGAGATCGGACAACACCTGTGTTCCGATTTGCTCCGTTTCGACCGAGATGCGATATGCATCGTTCAAATAGTTGCTGGTTCGTTCCAGCCGTTCCGTGTTGTCGAGCAGCCGCCGTTTCTGATCTTCCTGAATGCCTATCTCATCGAAATCATCCACCGATGAGTCGTATCCCACCTTCGCCCGTGCCACTTTGGCGTTGGTAAAGTCCTGCTGTAGTCTTTTACATTCCGCCTGGTAGCAGTTCAGCCGGGAGGTGTAGGCAGCCCGTGATGCCTGGGGAATGTCTCGAATTTCCAATCCAATTTGCTCGAGCAGCTCCTGCGACTCCTCCAGTTGTCGATCAATGTCGGAAATGAGCTTGTTGCGCTCCGCTAAGGTTCaagaggtgaaaatggatGAGTCACAGAGACCTAGGAGGACCCGAAACTTACCATATTTTAGTGATAAGAACGACGTAGCTTCGTACCTCCGCTGGAAACAGCTATTCGTCCAATTTGAGCCGTAATTTCCGCTGTCTGGACAGCATACTGTTGCTCGTAGTCCTGTATCAGCTCCATCGGATTTCTTACAGAGTCCGTCTGGTTACCATACCCTTATTTTCGTTGGAACAACACACAAAATTCCACTTTTTCTGTGAGAAAACGCAAGATCCcgcaatgttttcgttttacaAAATTGATTGACAACTCTTTATTTGGCAGGGTTGCATTATACGGTCTGCATTTGCGTCAGTTTTCTGGCATTTGTTGTCtttcaaatgaatttaaataaaccgttagaaaatacattttctaaattaaaactttcaaTGCGCATTCTGCAagtaattcatttttattcagtGTACTCTTCTTCGCTCGAATAGGGAACTCCTTCCGAACCTGAATCTTGCTCATTACCTTCAAACTCGGTTGTAGTGTCACCTTCCTCGCTAAAGGAAACATCGGTTTCAATATTACCACCCGCCTGGTTCCGCTTGCGAATATTATTTGCAACTATCTCGGACATAATATTACGACATTGCTCGTCGAAACGATTCGGTAACCAACCGTTCCGTTCGTCACATACCGTGCCACCCATAGGGGTTGGGACTTTGCTTAGCATTTCCTTGATTTTCTTCAGGTGAATGTCACAGTACTGGTAGAACACGATGCGACAGGGCGGAATGGTGTCTTCGTCGAACACGCTGCTGTCCACGTTTCGTGTGAGTTGATCCTGTGGAGCAGTTCCAAACCGATGGTGCAACTTGTTGGCCTTAACAGTGGCCACACGTTTGACCTTAATAGTCTCGTGCATTGCATCAAAGGCGCGAACACGAAAGTCCAGCATTTGGAACATTCTTGCCTCGAAGTCTTTCCGCGGATCGTACCCGAAACGTACCCACGTCGACCTCCAGGGTCCATTTACGTAAAAGAACGCAACTGCCGGTAGCAGCACGCCCATCATATCGTTTTTTACTTGTAACTGTATAACGTTCCTCAGTGCGTGCTTCGTCCATATGGGTCGCGTTTCAAATGCCTGACGAAGTATCTCAAGCTCTTGTTTGGCGATTAGCCTTGTCTCTAGCATTTCCTGACACAGTTTCGACGGTTCCGTAGGTATGGGATTGTGCATAGAGAATG
Coding sequences within:
- the LOC131266910 gene encoding protein l(2)37Cc; translation: MATQFLNRIGQLGLGVAVIGGVVNSALYNVDGGHRAVIFDRFSGVKQQVSGEGTHFFVPWVQRPIIFDIRSQPRNVPVVTGSKDLQNVNITLRILFRPVPDQLPKIYTILGQDYDERVLPSITTEVLKAVVAQFDAGELITQREMVSQKVSDDLTERAAQFGVILDDISITHLTFGKEFTQAVEMKQVAQQEAEKARFLVEKAEQMKQAAIITAEGDAEAAKMLARSLKESGDGLIELRRIEAAEDIAYQMSRARGVSYLPAGQQTLLQIPQ
- the LOC131266912 gene encoding large ribosomal subunit protein eL34-like; this encodes MVQRLTLRRRLSYNTKSNKRRVVRTPGGRLVYLYVKKQRTLPKCGQCKSKLSGIKPSRPSERPRMSRRLKTVTRSFGGVLCHRCLRERIIRAFLIDEQKVVKVLRAQQQKPGKAAKPAKAAKAAKAAKAAKVAKVAKVAKVAKAEKPKTTKPVTKKIATKSK
- the LOC131263518 gene encoding vesicle transport through interaction with t-SNAREs homolog 1A, which translates into the protein MELIQDYEQQYAVQTAEITAQIGRIAVSSGAERNKLISDIDRQLEESQELLEQIGLEIRDIPQASRAAYTSRLNCYQAECKRLQQDFTNAKVARAKVGYDSSVDDFDEIGIQEDQKRRLLDNTERLERTSNYLNDAYRISVETEQIGTQVLSDLSQQRETIQRSRGRLRETDADLSRSSRILNSMIMRAMREKFILVVVVVAIFLVLVLGIYFSI
- the LOC131263254 gene encoding general transcription factor 3C polypeptide 5, producing MMEYNPKTAHRHSLNRELTCVEYPGVVVNDDRMLDTLGGLREISATFEHGKRRLELRFRPECMYAKPVYGDPAAATAVALKLVVRRRKSNPEHAEVKSVHIAGTVQKIYKFGAMCDFQQLPAFRSRDTGKAECLYDELVPKGADLSYYTDKPSQLEYFLPPSSFSRNDIVNKLVLRESKITNPQSANARPGKSRQKHGLYHSFSMHNPIPTEPSKLCQEMLETRLIAKQELEILRQAFETRPIWTKHALRNVIQLQVKNDMMGVLLPAVAFFYVNGPWRSTWVRFGYDPRKDFEARMFQMLDFRVRAFDAMHETIKVKRVATVKANKLHHRFGTAPQDQLTRNVDSSVFDEDTIPPCRIVFYQYCDIHLKKIKEMLSKVPTPMGGTVCDERNGWLPNRFDEQCRNIMSEIVANNIRKRNQAGGNIETDVSFSEEGDTTTEFEGNEQDSGSEGVPYSSEEEYTE